One region of uncultured Fusobacterium sp. genomic DNA includes:
- a CDS encoding AAA family ATPase: protein MKLYQLKLRNFRSYKEEIIVNFENLTTFVGKNDAGKSTILEALEIFFNNTSISCEKNDLSITHNEGDENIEITCVFKEFPSEIIIDTNVPTPLKEEYLLNSEGFLEIKKVFDCKSSKIKQLIYLVSNYPTNPKCSDLYLLKLSDLKKRAKELGISEDSYDSRISSSIRKAIYNNCEDLNLSNSSLLINNELTKQIYNELEKYLPMYALFQSDRSSSDSDREITDPMQIAITKAIKELEEEINKIKEEVRKKTLETANRTLEKLKEMNSSLADSLIPEFKSEPKFESLFKLTINSDNGIPINKRGSGVRRLILLNFFRAEAERKLKDNEKNNQIIYAFEEPETSQHPSHQKMLVEAFLELTKKEDCQIILTTHTPNLCSILPLSSLRLIKKQDGINSVFSNDETIYNEIAEMLGVLPEIIDNSAKGVVLVEGKDDVLFFKHITKLLKNAGEINKTFEEENIITLPTGGCDNLKYWITKKIIKNLDLPWCVFLDSDKLFEEDITKNMELIRNIIKNDNIGFYTRKREIENYFHIDLLKEKYPTLTTIADYSDIKKETHKKVFEKFWEKMTFEHLRERETYFKDGKTYFELTDIVKTILNMVK from the coding sequence ATGAAATTATATCAATTAAAATTAAGAAATTTTAGAAGTTATAAAGAAGAAATAATAGTAAATTTTGAAAATTTAACAACATTTGTTGGAAAAAATGATGCTGGAAAATCTACAATACTTGAAGCTTTAGAAATTTTTTTTAATAATACAAGTATATCTTGTGAAAAAAATGATTTATCTATCACTCATAATGAAGGTGACGAAAATATAGAAATAACATGTGTTTTTAAAGAGTTTCCTTCAGAAATAATTATAGATACTAATGTTCCTACTCCTTTAAAAGAAGAATATTTGTTAAATTCGGAAGGATTTTTAGAAATAAAAAAGGTATTTGACTGTAAATCATCAAAAATTAAGCAGTTAATTTATCTTGTTTCTAATTATCCAACTAATCCAAAATGTAGTGATTTATATTTATTAAAATTGTCTGACTTAAAAAAAAGAGCAAAAGAATTAGGAATATCCGAAGATAGCTACGATTCTAGAATTAGTTCAAGTATAAGAAAAGCTATCTACAATAATTGTGAAGATTTAAACTTAAGTAACTCTTCATTATTGATTAATAATGAATTAACAAAACAAATATACAATGAATTAGAAAAATATTTACCAATGTATGCTTTGTTTCAATCAGATAGAAGTAGTTCAGATTCAGATAGAGAAATAACTGATCCAATGCAAATCGCTATTACAAAAGCAATTAAAGAGTTAGAAGAGGAAATAAATAAGATAAAAGAAGAAGTAAGAAAAAAGACCTTAGAAACAGCAAATAGAACTCTTGAAAAATTAAAAGAAATGAATAGTTCGTTAGCAGATTCGTTAATTCCTGAATTTAAAAGTGAACCTAAGTTTGAATCTTTATTTAAACTAACTATAAATTCTGATAATGGTATTCCGATTAATAAAAGAGGAAGTGGAGTTAGAAGATTAATTTTACTAAATTTTTTTCGTGCTGAAGCAGAAAGAAAACTAAAAGATAATGAAAAAAATAATCAAATAATTTATGCATTTGAAGAACCTGAAACTTCTCAACACCCTAGCCACCAAAAAATGCTAGTAGAAGCTTTTTTAGAGTTAACTAAAAAAGAAGATTGTCAAATAATTTTAACAACTCATACTCCAAATTTATGTAGTATTTTACCTTTGAGTAGTTTAAGGTTAATAAAAAAACAAGATGGAATAAATTCTGTATTTTCAAATGATGAAACAATATATAATGAAATAGCTGAAATGTTAGGAGTTCTTCCTGAAATTATCGATAATTCAGCAAAAGGAGTAGTACTTGTTGAAGGAAAAGATGATGTTTTATTTTTTAAACATATTACAAAATTATTAAAAAATGCAGGAGAAATAAATAAAACTTTTGAAGAAGAAAATATTATAACTTTACCAACAGGAGGGTGTGATAATTTAAAATATTGGATTACCAAAAAAATAATAAAAAATCTTGATTTACCTTGGTGTGTATTTTTAGATTCAGATAAATTATTTGAAGAAGATATAACTAAAAATATGGAACTTATTAGAAATATAATAAAAAACGATAATATTGGATTTTATACAAGAAAAAGAGAAATAGAGAATTACTTTCATATAGACTTATTAAAAGAGAAGTATCCTACTTTAACAACCATAGCAGACTACTCAGATATAAAAAAAGAAACTCATAAAAAAGTTTTTGAGAAATTTTGGGAGAAAATGACTTTTGAGCACCTAAGAGAAAGAGAAACGTATTTTAAAGACGGGAAAACATATTTTGAATTAACAGATATTGTAAAGACGATTTTAAATATGGTTAAATAA
- a CDS encoding restriction endonuclease subunit M, translating to MLIDKVEIDKSEEIDIFEEKILKYSPALFELLLKDKTTGKNILWGTDDYKKYGNLYDARCEIKMELITGFNSEIIQPRATKEMKHQSSRTKEKAEVFTPSWVCNKQNNLVDREWFGRIEVFNIENEESWETIEEKIFFPEIKGKSWKDYIDARRMEISCGEAPYLVSRYDTVTGEKIEVKDRVGLLDRKLRIVNENTDTKEEWLKWTIRAFESIYGFEFQGDNLLLARENLLYTFIDNYEYKWHEKVRLQDLKKIANIIAWNLWQMNGITYTIPYAEIEENSFQLNIFEVVQKEKVAKYCKIKDWRAGKTTEYRLLIRGE from the coding sequence ATGCTGATAGATAAAGTTGAAATAGATAAAAGTGAAGAGATTGATATTTTTGAAGAAAAAATTTTAAAATATAGTCCAGCTTTATTTGAACTTCTTTTAAAAGATAAAACAACAGGAAAAAATATTTTGTGGGGAACTGATGATTACAAAAAATATGGAAATTTGTATGATGCTAGATGCGAAATAAAAATGGAATTGATAACAGGATTTAATTCTGAAATAATTCAACCAAGAGCTACTAAGGAAATGAAACATCAAAGTAGCAGGACAAAAGAAAAAGCAGAAGTATTTACTCCTTCATGGGTTTGTAATAAACAAAATAATTTAGTTGATAGAGAATGGTTTGGAAGAATAGAAGTTTTTAATATAGAAAATGAAGAAAGCTGGGAAACAATTGAAGAAAAAATATTTTTTCCAGAAATTAAGGGAAAAAGTTGGAAGGATTATATAGATGCCAGAAGAATGGAAATTTCTTGTGGAGAAGCTCCGTATTTAGTTAGTAGATATGATACTGTTACAGGAGAAAAAATTGAAGTAAAAGATAGGGTCGGATTATTAGATAGAAAGCTAAGAATAGTTAATGAAAATACAGATACTAAAGAAGAGTGGTTAAAATGGACAATTCGAGCTTTTGAAAGTATATATGGTTTTGAGTTTCAAGGAGATAATTTACTTTTAGCCAGAGAAAATTTACTTTATACATTTATTGATAATTACGAATATAAATGGCATGAGAAAGTAAGGTTACAAGATTTGAAAAAAATAGCTAATATTATAGCATGGAATTTATGGCAAATGAATGGAATAACATATACAATTCCCTATGCAGAAATAGAGGAAAATTCTTTTCAATTAAATATATTTGAGGTGGTTCAAAAAGAGAAAGTAGCAAAATATTGTAAAATAAAAGATTGGAGAGCAGGAAAAACTACAGAATATAGATTACTAATAAGGGGAGAGTAA
- a CDS encoding AAA family ATPase, translating into MENFIKLIKAEIKNIKNVKHGIIDFKTHITGIYGQNGSGKTALVDSTNILKAYLLGRKLDFFYDLINVEAKTCNLDFTFEVEISEKKYKIFLEATLKKIKKTVENEEVNGVVVDKEIIKYSEIIGEKATSKKVLIGSTKKEVLKNSESFKKLLLDEEEKINLMVIKKVAENESTSFLFIEELMKVLIKYKENYQEIINIILALKKFGVSDLIVITNENLGIINMNNIFPLNVRTNKSFGSFLITEQNIVIDEKMCDELHRVIEQINIVLHSIIPNMSLDLFEKNKELVGKNRVNVVFQLISIRNGKKIPFKNESEGIKKIVSILSAVIATYHNKGICLVVDELDSGIFEYLLGELLSILDEGIKGQLIFTSHNLRVLEKLDKDSLVFTTVNEENRYLRLKNIKPSNNLRDVYIREMTMQEQNEILYEETNNGEIEFALYEAGVLDAKK; encoded by the coding sequence ATGGAGAATTTTATTAAATTAATCAAAGCTGAGATAAAAAATATAAAAAATGTTAAACATGGGATAATTGATTTTAAAACTCATATAACAGGGATATATGGTCAAAATGGTTCTGGAAAAACAGCTTTAGTAGATTCTACTAATATATTAAAAGCTTATTTATTAGGAAGAAAATTAGACTTTTTTTATGATTTAATTAATGTAGAAGCTAAAACTTGTAACCTAGATTTTACATTTGAAGTTGAGATAAGTGAGAAAAAATATAAAATATTTTTAGAAGCTACTCTAAAAAAAATAAAGAAAACTGTTGAAAATGAAGAAGTTAATGGGGTTGTTGTAGATAAGGAGATTATAAAATACTCTGAAATTATTGGCGAAAAAGCAACAAGTAAAAAAGTTTTAATTGGAAGTACTAAAAAAGAAGTTCTAAAGAATAGTGAAAGTTTTAAAAAATTACTTTTAGACGAAGAAGAGAAAATTAATTTGATGGTTATAAAAAAAGTAGCTGAAAATGAATCAACTTCATTTTTATTTATAGAAGAATTAATGAAAGTTCTAATTAAATATAAAGAAAACTATCAAGAAATAATCAATATAATTTTAGCTTTGAAAAAATTTGGAGTAAGTGATTTAATTGTAATTACAAATGAAAATCTAGGTATTATTAATATGAATAATATTTTTCCTTTAAATGTAAGGACTAATAAAAGTTTTGGAAGTTTTTTAATTACTGAGCAAAATATAGTAATTGATGAAAAAATGTGTGATGAGCTTCATAGAGTTATAGAACAGATAAATATTGTTTTACATTCAATAATTCCAAATATGAGTTTAGATTTATTTGAAAAAAATAAAGAACTTGTGGGAAAAAATAGGGTAAATGTAGTCTTTCAACTAATTTCTATAAGAAATGGTAAGAAAATACCTTTTAAAAATGAATCAGAGGGAATTAAAAAAATTGTATCTATCCTAAGTGCTGTAATAGCCACTTATCATAATAAAGGAATATGCTTAGTAGTTGATGAACTAGACTCTGGAATATTTGAATACTTACTTGGGGAATTATTATCTATACTAGATGAAGGAATTAAAGGGCAATTGATTTTTACCTCTCACAATTTAAGGGTATTGGAGAAATTAGATAAGGACTCTCTTGTATTTACAACAGTTAATGAGGAGAATAGATATCTTAGACTAAAAAATATTAAACCAAGTAATAATCTAAGAGATGTATATATTAGAGAGATGACTATGCAAGAGCAAAATGAGATTCTTTATGAGGAAACAAATAACGGAGAGATTGAGTTTGCTCTATATGAGGCAGGTGTATTAGATGCCAAAAAATAG
- a CDS encoding Eco57I restriction-modification methylase domain-containing protein produces the protein MTLEFKDIFEYKLIYIFSINTESHRGILKIGDTTLRSDKPIDKLFPNCKELNEAANERIKKYTITAGVKFNLLYTELAVKETKKIDDKGNEIVIIESFRDYDVHKVLLNSNIKKMEFENKGREWFKVDLEVAKKAIEAVKEGRASLKAGEIEERKSPINFRPEQVEAIEKTLKHFKKGKSMLWNAKMRFGKTLTALEVARKSDFKKTIIVTHRPVVNDGWYEDFGKIFFRKNDKENYDFSSKTKGEPLKSILKSGKNLVYFASIQDLRGSNLVGGKFDKNDEIFKLDWDFVIVDEAHEGTTTQLGNEVIKALIKENTKLLSLSGTPFNILDNYEDDAIYTWDYVMEQEAKRNWFNENYGDSNPYDDLPEMKIYTYSLGELLRNKAYVDLEDKAFNFREFFRVWTGDKERDGKVMPEDVEIGSFYHADDVKSFLKLLTKGDEKSHYPYSREEYRNIFKHTLWVVPGVKEAKALSELMRKDEVFGNGMFEIVNIAGDGDEEDESEEALKKVRKAINEAGDNYTITLTCGKLTTGVTIPQWTAVFMLAGSYSTSASSYLQTIFRVQSPYKVNGKSKRYCYVFDFAPDRTLKMVSEAVALSSKAGKTKENDRVRLGKFLNFCPVISIKGTEMKEYDSSKLLQQLKRAYAEKAIKNGFDDNNLYNDELLKLDELEIEEFNNLRKIVGTTKASEKTKEIDINKSGFTEEEYEKLEKIEKKKKLKEELNEEELEFLEKKKKQQDEKRKAISILRGISIRMPLLIYGIDIDINDDISMKDLVENIDDSSWEEFMPTGVTKEKFKFFMKYYDKDVFVAAGRRIRATVLGADEERPLERIKKIVTLFSYFKNPDKETVLTPWRVVNMHMGDCLGGYNFFDEKFENTLEEPRFINKEEVTENIFGKEDSKLLEINSKTGLYPLYLTYSLFIKKCEKYSKEELTKELENKLWLETVEENIYVICKTPMARSITIRTLVGFKYEEKIRVNAHCFDNLINMFQNKPKQFIERVTNLGFWNKKGNEKMKFDAIVGNPPYQENVGSETNVALSKQLFPYFIINAIELQPKYISLITPSRWFTGKAQDGSFLKLREYLKKNNYFKEIYNYNDNKYIFKNVTIGSINYFLCDTSYKGDIKFYEISNNKKSFKMRPLFEKGLNEVLPLNIMVSLVEKIMYRRDFNSLLNITTGRNPYGVYDVNKKLEEVLSANRDKEHTIQIICAYGEKAWISPSEIKRNFESVSKYKVFISKMNGGAGLLMDEKSVSIIGKSYIGYPNSICSGALIALGSFDTLIEAINLSKYMETKFLRVMVGVMKSSQALYQNVYQFVPLQDFTDNSDINWNKSINEIDEELFTKYGLSDEEKEYIRNKIKDMV, from the coding sequence ATGACATTAGAGTTTAAAGATATTTTTGAATATAAGTTAATATACATTTTTTCTATTAATACGGAAAGTCATAGAGGGATTTTAAAAATAGGGGACACAACGTTACGTAGTGATAAACCTATTGACAAACTTTTTCCAAATTGTAAAGAATTAAATGAAGCAGCCAATGAAAGAATAAAAAAATACACTATTACTGCAGGAGTAAAATTCAATCTATTATATACAGAATTGGCTGTAAAAGAAACTAAAAAAATTGATGACAAAGGAAACGAAATAGTAATTATAGAAAGTTTTAGAGATTATGATGTTCATAAAGTCTTACTTAATTCTAATATTAAAAAAATGGAGTTTGAGAATAAAGGAAGAGAATGGTTTAAGGTAGATTTAGAAGTAGCCAAAAAAGCTATAGAAGCAGTAAAAGAAGGAAGAGCTAGTTTGAAAGCTGGAGAGATTGAAGAGAGAAAATCACCTATAAATTTTAGACCAGAGCAAGTAGAAGCTATTGAAAAAACATTAAAACATTTCAAAAAAGGAAAATCTATGCTTTGGAATGCTAAGATGAGATTTGGAAAAACTTTAACAGCTTTAGAAGTCGCTAGAAAATCTGACTTTAAGAAAACAATAATAGTAACTCATAGACCAGTAGTTAATGATGGGTGGTATGAGGACTTTGGAAAGATATTTTTTAGAAAAAATGATAAAGAGAATTATGATTTTTCTTCAAAAACAAAAGGAGAACCTTTAAAATCTATTTTAAAATCAGGAAAAAATTTAGTATATTTTGCTTCTATTCAAGATTTAAGAGGTTCTAATTTAGTGGGAGGAAAATTTGATAAAAATGATGAAATCTTTAAATTAGATTGGGATTTCGTAATAGTTGATGAAGCACATGAAGGAACAACAACTCAATTAGGAAATGAGGTTATAAAGGCTTTAATAAAAGAGAATACAAAATTATTATCTTTATCAGGAACACCATTTAATATTTTGGATAACTATGAAGATGATGCTATTTATACTTGGGATTATGTAATGGAACAAGAAGCTAAGCGAAACTGGTTTAATGAAAACTATGGAGATTCTAATCCATATGATGATTTACCAGAGATGAAAATATATACATATAGCCTAGGAGAATTATTAAGAAATAAAGCATATGTAGATTTAGAAGATAAAGCTTTTAACTTCAGAGAGTTTTTTAGAGTCTGGACTGGAGATAAAGAACGTGATGGAAAAGTTATGCCAGAAGATGTAGAGATAGGAAGTTTTTATCATGCTGATGATGTTAAAAGTTTTTTAAAACTTCTAACTAAAGGAGATGAAAAGAGCCATTACCCTTATTCAAGAGAGGAATATAGAAATATATTTAAACATACTCTTTGGGTAGTGCCTGGAGTAAAAGAAGCAAAAGCTTTAAGTGAATTAATGAGAAAAGATGAAGTTTTTGGAAATGGAATGTTTGAAATAGTAAATATTGCTGGAGATGGAGACGAAGAAGATGAATCTGAAGAAGCTTTAAAGAAAGTAAGAAAGGCAATAAATGAAGCTGGAGATAATTATACTATTACTTTAACTTGTGGAAAATTGACAACAGGAGTTACTATTCCTCAATGGACAGCAGTATTTATGTTAGCTGGTTCTTATTCTACTTCTGCTTCAAGTTATTTACAAACTATATTTAGAGTTCAATCTCCTTATAAAGTAAATGGAAAATCTAAAAGATACTGTTATGTTTTTGATTTTGCTCCAGATAGAACATTAAAGATGGTTTCAGAAGCTGTAGCACTTTCAAGTAAGGCTGGAAAAACGAAAGAAAATGATAGAGTTAGATTAGGAAAATTTTTGAATTTTTGTCCTGTTATTTCTATAAAGGGAACGGAGATGAAAGAGTACGATAGTTCTAAATTACTACAACAACTAAAAAGAGCTTATGCAGAAAAGGCAATAAAGAATGGTTTTGATGACAATAACTTATATAATGATGAACTTTTAAAATTAGACGAATTAGAGATAGAAGAGTTTAATAATTTAAGAAAGATTGTTGGTACTACTAAAGCAAGTGAAAAAACAAAAGAGATTGATATTAATAAGAGTGGTTTCACAGAAGAGGAGTATGAAAAACTTGAAAAAATTGAGAAAAAGAAAAAATTAAAGGAAGAATTAAATGAAGAAGAGCTAGAATTTTTAGAGAAAAAGAAAAAGCAACAAGATGAAAAGAGAAAGGCGATTTCGATTTTAAGAGGAATTTCTATTCGTATGCCATTATTGATTTATGGAATTGATATAGATATAAATGACGATATTAGTATGAAAGATTTAGTAGAAAATATAGATGATAGTTCTTGGGAAGAGTTTATGCCAACAGGTGTAACTAAAGAAAAATTTAAATTCTTTATGAAATACTATGATAAAGATGTTTTTGTAGCTGCTGGAAGAAGAATTAGAGCAACAGTTTTAGGAGCAGATGAAGAAAGACCTTTAGAGAGAATTAAGAAAATTGTTACTCTTTTTTCATATTTTAAAAATCCAGATAAAGAAACAGTATTAACACCTTGGAGAGTTGTTAATATGCATATGGGAGATTGTTTAGGTGGCTATAATTTCTTTGATGAAAAGTTTGAAAATACTTTGGAAGAGCCAAGATTTATTAATAAAGAAGAGGTTACAGAGAATATTTTTGGAAAAGAAGACTCAAAATTATTAGAAATAAACTCTAAAACTGGACTTTATCCTCTATATTTAACTTATAGTTTATTTATAAAAAAGTGTGAAAAGTATTCTAAAGAAGAGTTAACTAAAGAGTTAGAGAATAAACTTTGGTTAGAAACAGTTGAAGAAAATATTTATGTCATATGCAAAACACCAATGGCTAGATCAATAACTATAAGAACATTAGTAGGATTTAAGTATGAAGAAAAAATAAGAGTAAATGCTCATTGTTTTGATAATTTAATAAATATGTTTCAGAATAAGCCTAAACAATTTATAGAACGAGTAACTAATTTAGGATTTTGGAATAAGAAAGGAAATGAAAAAATGAAATTTGATGCAATAGTAGGAAATCCTCCATATCAAGAAAATGTTGGAAGTGAAACAAATGTAGCTCTCTCTAAGCAATTATTCCCATATTTTATAATCAATGCAATAGAATTACAACCAAAATATATTTCGTTAATTACTCCATCAAGATGGTTTACAGGAAAAGCTCAAGATGGTTCATTTTTAAAGCTAAGAGAATATTTAAAAAAGAATAATTATTTTAAAGAAATTTATAATTATAATGATAATAAATATATTTTTAAAAATGTAACAATAGGTAGTATAAATTATTTCTTATGTGATACTTCTTATAAAGGAGATATAAAATTTTATGAAATAAGTAATAATAAAAAAAGTTTTAAAATGAGACCTTTATTTGAAAAAGGATTAAATGAGGTATTACCTTTAAATATTATGGTTAGTTTAGTTGAAAAAATTATGTATAGAAGAGATTTTAATTCCCTTTTAAATATTACAACAGGAAGAAATCCATATGGAGTATATGATGTAAATAAAAAATTAGAAGAAGTACTTTCAGCTAATAGAGATAAAGAACATACTATTCAAATAATTTGTGCATATGGAGAAAAAGCTTGGATATCTCCTTCAGAAATAAAAAGAAATTTTGAATCTGTATCTAAATATAAAGTATTTATATCTAAAATGAATGGTGGAGCTGGATTACTTATGGATGAAAAATCAGTTTCTATTATAGGAAAAAGTTATATTGGTTACCCTAATAGTATTTGTTCAGGAGCATTAATAGCTTTAGGTTCTTTTGATACTTTAATAGAAGCTATAAATTTGTCAAAATATATGGAAACAAAGTTTTTAAGAGTGATGGTAGGAGTTATGAAATCTTCACAAGCATTGTATCAAAATGTATATCAATTTGTTCCTCTACAAGATTTTACAGATAATTCAGATATTAATTGGAACAAAAGTATTAATGAGATAGATGAGGAATTATTTACAAAATATGGATTAAGTGATGAGGAGAAAGAATATATTAGAAATAAGATAAAGGATATGGTATAG